GTTTCAAGGATGTTATTATGGATGCTATGATGTCATCTCGGTGAAAACACGTGCGCAGGATTGTCATTCACACTGGCATAACATAATTCGACACTATCTGAGAGCCCGAAAGCGAACAACAATATGCAAACAATTGGCAATCGATCATCAGGTGATTATCattgttgttttatttaatcattcgcttatttttttgttaagattctttttattaaaaacagttttcCTTTTGCTGCTTTTCCATTCCTCTGCTCTATCGCTCGCTATTCACAAGATACACAGCAGAATGTCTTACGACAAAGTCGTTCTGAAACTAGggttgaaattatttattacaggtCAAATCGATTTAAACGAACGGATACGGACTGTCTGGTTTCCGAATGTTGTTTACATAGTACAAATGCATTAGTCCAGTTGCGGCAATCTCAAAAATCGACTGTAACACGTGTCGTAGCGACATATAGTACGTTCGGCAAAGTAAAACTGAGACATCGGAGTGCTCTCTTACCTCACTCtatctttgtttaattttagtaaataacaAAGACAGAATGTGTTAGCAGAGCTTTCAGACGCCTCAGATTTGCTTTGCCGAACGTAcccataatatatacatataaataacgCGCGTCTGCTATATTTCAAGACTATTTCCAGATGCCTGGGACCGGATCGTGTGACGTACGTTATACATGGTTGCATACCGATGGTTGCACACATGCCGCATTTCTGATCTATTTTTATCCTCGAAATATATTAGACAAAAATTGttgcatataattatttgacgGTTTGTAACAATTTGTAATCGGACAATTGTTTGTTTAAATGTGGCCAGAATCCAATTCAACTAAActgaaaattgttttctcaGATGTACAGAAACATTCTAGCACTGTTGCATGTATATTTTGAAGCAAAGGTACCCAGAGTGACTAAGGCtgacttaatttatttcacttttgtattctatatctatacatttgtattctatatctatacattttatatagaatttaaaatctctatttcttttaactatttaataaagcctattatatacaaacttttaaatagagagtttttaaacagtaaaatatattaagtgaTTTCTTATTCAGTCTAGGTATTTCAGTAATTGcgattaatcttttttaacatttctgtTATATTGCACAATAACATCTGTAATAACTTAAGTCACTAGTGAATTTTGTCGGTGATAATagagagaagggggaggggagggtttaataaaatttttcagacaTTGAACATCAGACAGTTTAAATACAGTGAATCTTATGCATAAGAATTTGATATATGCAGGCACCCGCGTTAATCGActtacattattttacttaaatttttaaacggaTCTAGTAAGACtaggttttttaatttagaacgGGGAGGGTTTAATCCCAAACTCTCCTCCCCTAGAATCCATTAGTGatttacgttatttttaatgtttattttaacgtaaggaaattgcaatgtaataagttttattcagTATAGAAATGTTTACACACGACGGCAACAATAtgaagagaataaaattatataaaattattataaggataaaataacaatattagataTATGTATGATAATGCAAATACAAAATGCTTTGTTGCAGCTATACGGTCTGGCCATCTTTATTACCGCCGTTTCGTCGGAAACAGAAaacgattattatttcaaaaaccTGAATGAAAGTAGGTTTTCGTCCTCGTCAATTACGACGATCGTCTTCAGTATCATCATCCTCGTCGTTGCTTGCATAGGAATCTACGGCGCGTATCGCGAGAGTTATCGTATGCTAATGACGGTAAGTCTTCTATCAAAATTTCATCCCTCGTTATGCAAGTTGAAGGAAAGTTTGACTTTCAATCTTAAATTGTAATCGTGTCTTCTAACTAATGTTTCTTAAATACAATCCTAATAATAAGTCAAGTTTATTATAAGTTCGAAATACCGTTGGAAATTACAATATGttgcatttattaaatcaagGATAACTAAAAAGTGAAggttgaaatttattaaatttatttctagcTTAAATTCCAGTTTTAATTGTGgcgtttatttgtttattacttCAAAAGTGTAGCGTCAGATTATTTTCTACTGGATATTTTCTAGACAATTATAATGCACATGTGGTCCATTTGAATACGATTATTACGATTGCACTGATTAAATGGCACGATTATTTGACACGCGGCACCTTTGTCCGCCTGAAAAGGATTAAAAGTCATGGCAATTGATTCGTTTTTTCCGCGTAGTTTGTAGGTTTGCTCATAGCGCTCGTGGTCTTACACATGTTCATCACGATCTGCGTGTTAGTTGCAACGGGATATATTGACAATGTTGATTTAGAACAGGAATACCGAACACACTTTGATCATTACAACGACAGTCAAGAGCAAAAGGATTACGTGAATGCCGTTCAAAAAGGAGTAAGACTTTtagaatgtatttaatatacaattgaAATCTCGTATAGTAAAACGCAGGCACTGGCAAATCATTTGGTCAAACTCAAAATTTTCgctcttttaaaataatatattataatattttaccgTACGAGATTTAGAAACtatgtttttatatgcaaCATATCTGCACTGTCACACGACTCTGGAATGCTACGAATGATTTATATCCGAAATGACTGAATATAAAGTAATTCACAATATACCATCTAAATATCTTTGAGAAgcattcataaatttataagtagatatttataaatggaTAATACTCTAATGTGAAATGTTCTTTTACAGTTGCATTGCTGTGGTGTTGATAACTCCAATGATTTCCAAAAGATCCTAGGTATTGCTATTCCAGAAAGTTGCTGCGGTAAAGAGGAAAAGTCCACTTGTAGTGAAGACGAATCTTATAAAAGAGGTTGCGTATTAGCGCTGAAAAAGATCTTGGATGCTGTTTTTACGACGATGGGTGGCATCGCTATCGGTATTGTTGTTATAgaggtgagagagagagagagagagagagagagagagagagagagagagagagagagagagagagagagagagagaaactccaaaattaataaaaaagttaaatgaaattgtaaaattgtcgCATCTgcttagtaataaaataattgaacatTTATTGTagcttaaaaaaagttttattccCCATTCtgatattgattatttaattcatgCAAAATAAACATGTGGAATATTTCTGtgtgaaaaaatttcattcaaatgctaatttaaagttaatatagTTTCTGTTATTACGCTTTTGATAGCTTAAAATAACTTCAAAACAGCATTAGtctgattattttaatactttacaatctaatattaatttaaaagtagacgtaaaaagtaaaaaaacatttttaattatgttggtGAATATTTATCACAGTATAAGTCATTTCATTCCAGATCAAAGGTGCCGACACAGAGTGAACTTGCTGTATCTACTTATACTGTGATATTTATCTagaataatgttaatgtagCAAAAATGAAAgcatttaagattaaatatccaagtttctaatattatatcaaagaTATGTTTGATTCTCGAGTTGTTATTTCCGTGTGAAAATCTTGCAGTAATTACatatgttcttttttaatttttttcaggtgATTGGCGTCGCCTTTGCATTATGGCTAGCAAATTCCATAAAGAATCCCGAAGGCAGAAATAATAGCGTATAAAAGTGGAGGACTGCGAAGGATGCCGCTTCGCGCGGGAGGCTTTCAATATGCAACAACAATCTTACGATCATCTTACTATCGTCAATGTCTAATTCGCTTATAAGGGAAAGAAGGCAGAGTCtcctttttcattttcttttccaGTTTTTTTGTGTTACTAGTTTTTTGCAGtcgtgattaaaaataaaaataatgtttttccgttgaaagttatttttctattacaaGAATTTAATACAGAGTATGGCGCACGACCCGATAATGAGTGTTACCATAACTATTGCCGGCTCTCagactttctttttcttttgtgaaaataacttttctatatggttttttatatatatatatatacatatatatacacatacatatatacacatatatatatttttaaatgccgCTTTTATTCATGTTTATACATGTTCTAGATAAtagttcaaaaataaaaaaaagtctttGCCAATTGTTTAATACGCACATACAGGATTGTTTCATATGATAGTTAGTCCATAAACAAACACATATCACAAATTGAAGTACCTTCGCGAGAGTGAAGATGCAAAATGGAGAGTGGAAAGCAAATgagtgataatattttataaagttaatattatattataaaaatattttttcatacaatgAGCCACACAATTGTACCTGCGGAGATGTTGACGCTGTTAAAAAACATGGAATCCTTGTATGtgtctttatataaaaatttactttgtttgTACAGTACagtatatatagaaattgtttacaaatatatatacatataatattttatcttgtaaaatactttatttaaaaaattccgcCCTGTTCGCGAGCGACAGCGAACTGATGTGCGTTTATAAAGTCTTTATGTTTTGAATACGATAAAGCGTACAGAAAGGCTAAGCACGGTTTAAGAGAATACATAAACGATAAAAAAGGCGATTTAATTCTTTGTATAATGTACGAAATTACCATtattgttgctgttgctgctgatgctgctgctatCGCTGCTGTTGTTACTGCgagacaaaattatatatgtccagtatttatgaaataaaattgtattgtattcataaaataaaaagatagaaacaaacgagaatattatttaacatgaatttttatttataccttTGCTTATACAGCAAAATccataagaatttatttttgaaagcacgcgtttatgtacttggtcTATCTTTTTTCCGTTTCAAGGTTGAcgcatagttggcgcatttatttcatatcattctttttgtagaaaaaacaataagacGAACAATAGAATAATAAGACAATACCCggtataatagttttttttttagaggcGCACACACAGACAGACACATTTAacgcctttttttaccttttttaaaaaaaataattttgtcaaattaactTTAGTCTACATctaatttgctttttatttcttatagttataagaattaaaaaacgataagagTAAGTAAAAGCTATAAATTAAAGTCAATTAACGTTGATAGAAATAGGCATCAGTTATTTCTCAATGTTGAACCAGTTAATCATCAATGTTGAACCAGTAATCTTCAACTGAACAAAACGTAAGAGCAAAAATGTTAATGTCGTTATTTTGAAGAACGCGTATTTTTCAAACTGAAAAATGATGTTGCTGCGatgtattttgcaatatataaaagtcTCTTTGTTATTCCGCGTGCGTTCCCTAATCGCTCGCTTCTCCATCTTTATATCTGGGACTCAATTCTGTACTGCCTACCGATAACTATCGATGTCGTTGAGTGTCTTTGCGcacgtattttaatatatgaaaaaatatgcgcaAGCGGTCCAGGGCGCGATTTGAAACGTGGCGCTCTACCTCACTCCTCGGTCAACTTCGGGCGATTTCGCGCTACGTCGTTTGGCCGCCCGCCGTTCTGGCGTAGTCTGACGTCGCGCGGAGCGTCGCTTAAATggaattttagttaaaatcaGTTAGAATTGGACATTCGGACTTATAGTTTCGCGGTCGTCCGTTTTCACGTGTACGTCGTGTTCGTCCCGTTCCTGAGTGCTCGTCATTGCTTCCAGCGCAAGTTTCTTCCGCTACGTCAAGTAATAAGACAATTGATTGATTAAAATGGCGTGCCAAATCAGGGTCATCAAGATCCTGCACTACACATTTATTGTCATTTTCGTGGTAAGTGCATGTGCCACCGGCACCGGTGGGCTAGAAAACCTACGAAAGTGgctaaaattaaagaaaaatactcCAATTACTTAAAACTTGGTACTTAGAGGTTTTTGAAGTCGCTGATTCGAATTCGaattcagaattaaaaaattaaaaacagatttaaaatggagaaaaaattgttaaaaatgctcagattgtaaacaaaatgcaaacaaaaaaagtatgaattttttaaatataacaactGCAATTACaacaatctataaaaattgtttttaaaatatattttatggatGTTGCAATGCAATTTGACTTTTTTAACATGAAAGTTTTCGCCATTTATTATTCGGGATGTTTGATTAAAGTGAGTCTCCTCGCCATCTctcacaaatttttaagttcATAAAATAATGAGACGTAAtcatttaatatgtttaaagagagtttttctttcgcattagattttttatgttctcctaaaaattgtgtttttttcCTCGCCATCCGGTAATACCACGttcatcattaaaaaattcaaacgtTTCAGAAAGAACTGgcaaatttatgttattaatttttctattattgcTGTGTTACTTCGACATCAGAAATATACAACAAATCTCTCACATCCTGAAAAAGTGATAACTCTTTGCTTttcttaatgttaaaaataaggaaaaatgtatatacgtaatacattaccttaatttttacgaaaaattcgCGCTAAATATAAGAGAGGACGATAGGATGTCCTCACAGCAATAGCAGTGTCAAGGTCACGACTCGGTTCGCGTCACCGCCATTGCGTCGCCACCGCCACCCACACAACCCCTATTTCAGCGCGGCAGCCCAGCAGCCGTtttcaccaccaccaccaccaccgacATCCTCAGGTGCGTCAGATGGGGATCTCCACACGGGATATGTAAGCCGGCTGTTGACCGGAACAGGTAACCAGTCCATGTCCAGCTCCGGTCTAGACGTCCAGACACTTCGGCTCCTGTTGACGAGGAAGAGTTAGCATCCTCTTCTTCCGCTGACGTATTCGGCGTCTTTTTCACGGAATCAAAGGCGTTTCGCCGGTAATTCTCGGCATCCTTTTCTTCTAGAGGCAAAAGTGTTTCTCTCTCCGTCGAGCGCCCTCGGCTTCTTGTTCTCTTGGAGGAGAGGGGAGTGTACCCTTCCTCCATCTCGCGTGCTCGACATTCTTACGCCGAGAGAGTGTTTTCGATGAAGACTTCGGCCACCGGGGAACGGGGCATATTTCGTCTCCATCGGGTATACTCGATTCAGATCCTGCTTGTACGGACTGGGATGGTTGTTAGGATGGGCGTTCTCCCTTTTACGACCGTGAAGCGTCAATCGCGATTCTTACCCGTTCGTTTGCCACGGTTTAATTCTCCGTCGAGGAAAATATCCTGAGTCGCGTTGCACTCAGGATCGCTTAtgtcgttattttttttagtttttttaaaaattagcatttaaattcaattatttttttcaagaatatcCGTAcacatttgtatatttaaatctatatttcGCTACATTTTCAAACACTTTAGCAAAAATTGCGTGATCAAAAAATTTCATGTGAAACTCCGTTTTTCTTGAGATTTTTGCTAATCATTACTTGCTTCTGCGAAAGATGTTTGTGCCGGCGAAGCGTCGCGCGTCGCCATCGAACGGTCGTAATTTCGAGAAGAAAGTCGAAGTTTCAAGGATGTTATTATGGATGCTATGATGTCATCTC
This DNA window, taken from Monomorium pharaonis isolate MP-MQ-018 chromosome 6, ASM1337386v2, whole genome shotgun sequence, encodes the following:
- the LOC105840298 gene encoding CD151 antigen, whose translation is MACQKRIIKFLHYTFIFVFVLYGLAIFITAVSSETENDYYFKNLNESRFSSSSITTIVFSIIILVVACIGIYGAYRESYRMLMTFVGLLIALVVLHMFITICVLVATGYIDNVDLEQEYRTHFDHYNDSQEQKDYVNAVQKGLHCCGVDNSNDFQKILGIAIPESCCGKEEKSTCSEDESYKRGCVLALKKILDAVFTTMGGIAIGIVVIEVIGVAFALWLANSIKNPEGRNNSV